The window TCGGAGCTTCCGCCGACGAGCATCGAATGCTGCTCCAGGACCCCGCCGGCGAGCCGGATCACCCGCACCAGCGAGAAGCCGGCCGCGGTCGCGGGCGAGCCGACCACGATCTCCAGCCCCGGCGTGCCGTCCACCTCGGCCAGGATCGGCTGCGCGCGCACCCCCGTGGCGAGCCCCGTGGTCACGACGCCGAGCGTGAGCGGATTGTTGTCCCCGTCCACCACCTCGGTGCCGTTGGCGTGGAAGGCGTAGAGCGTTCCGTTCGCCGTCGAGAAGACGATCTCGTTCCCCGGCGTCCCGTCCACGTCGCCGACGCAGGGACTGGTGACGATCCCCGACGTCGTGCTCGCGAAGGGCGTGGGGGTGGCGTCGCCGTCGAGGAAGTCGTTTCCGTCGGGACGGAAGATGTAGAGCGCCCCGGTGTTGTTGAGCCGCTGCACGGGGACGAGCAGCTCCTGCGTGAAGGGAGGACCGGCCTGGTCCACGTCCGCCGCCAGGGAGGGCGCGCTTCGGACGCGGCCGTTGAGCAGCTTGGGCCAACCCGGCTTGTCCTGCAGGAAGGAGACGTCGAACGTCATGACGCTGTCCGGCGCGCTGATCCCGGTGACCGAGATCCCGGTCGGTACGTTGCCGTACGCGGCCGTGGAGGGCGTCGTCGCGGGAGTGAGCTTGTCGCGCCAACCCGCGCGGAAGACGTCGTCGGGACTTCCGTCGCTGTAGCTGGAGGGGGGCCCGTCCATGTCCTCGATGCCGTCCGCTTCGACGATGTCGATCCCCTTCCGGGCCGCGTTGGCGTTCACCACGTTGTCGAGGAGTCCCGCCGCGATCACCGAGTCGTCGATGTGGTAGACGAGGATCCCCGATCCCGCGCCGTCGCCGGGCGTGTAGAAGTCGAACTCGGCGCCCGCGTAGGAGTCGATGTAGAAGTCGAACGCGCTGTCGGCGTCGGCGTCGTCGAAATCGAACCGCCCGTTGCCGTTCAGGTCCTGGCGGCGGTTCTCGAGCAGGAGGTACTCGGTCTCGGTCATCGGGATCTGGACCGCGCGCGGGAGCGATCCGACCTGCCGCTCCAGCATGGAGAGCGAGACCGGCTGGGGCGTCACGACCCGCTGCGCCGCGATCACGCCGAGGAAGATCTTCGACCATGCGGAGAGCCCCGCCGGGGCGAAGCCGCTGAAATTCCAGACGCCGGTCCCCATGACGTCCCAGGAGCCGACGCCCTGCGAGAAGCCCCCCTCGTCCCCGTTCGTGTCGTAGAGGTCGGGGAGCCCGAGCTGATGGCCGAACTCGTGGCAGACCACCCCGGTCGCCCCGAAGACGTAGCCGTCCTGGCTCTCCGACTCCGGCACCTCGACCGCTTCCTTCACGTACACCGGGCTCGAGCCCGCGAGGTCGTTGGTGCGGATCCCGATCCGTCCCGCCCCGGTGGTGTCCGGAAGAACCGTCTGGAAGTCCTGCTGCGTCACGAACGCCGACCAGATCTGGTTCCTGCTGTCGTCGCGGACGTCGGCTTCCTGTCCCTGGCCCGCGTGGAAGATCACGAGGCTCTGGTAGGGAGCGAAATCGACGGTCGAGTCGGCCAGCTGCACCAGGTCGCGCACCATGAAGACGAGCCGCTCCTGGAAGTGGTCGTCGTCGCCGTAGTAGGCCATCGGGTGGGGCAGCGTGAACACCGAATCCACGAGGGTGGGCGTGAGCGTCCGCGAACCCTCGGTCTGCTGCTCCCAGAACTGCTTCTGGAAGAGGAGGAGCCGGTCGTAGTAGGCGGTGGTGGACTCGATCGGCGTGTCGCTGAAGGCGACCCGGATCGCGAGGACGTTGATCGTGGCCTGCGCGCCGAGCGGCGCGCGGGCGGCCAGGCCGCGGGCTCCGGGGGGCGGGATCGTCAGACGGTCGCGCGAAAAACCCTCGCGGGGTCCCGGCCCGTGCTTCCAGGGAACGGGAGGCACGGCGCGGGCGGCCCGGGATTTCGAGGGCGCGAACGCAAGGGCGATGGTGATCAGGACGAGGAGCGGGAGCGCGGCACGACGCACCCCGTCAGTGTACCGGGGGCCAGCGCGGACGGTCAACGAGTCCGGACGCGAGGAGGCGCGTCCTGGACCCGATGCCGTCCGCCCCTGGAGCCGAACCGCTCAGCGGCCCCGGTGACCCCAGCCCCCTTCGCCCTGGTCGCGGCGGTCCTGGCCGCGGCCGTTGTCGTCGCGACGGCGCTCCTCGCTCCGCCCACGGTCGCCGCGATCCTGGCGATCCTGGCTACGGTCGTCGCGCTGGCG of the Candidatus Binatia bacterium genome contains:
- a CDS encoding M6 family metalloprotease domain-containing protein, producing MRRAALPLLVLITIALAFAPSKSRAARAVPPVPWKHGPGPREGFSRDRLTIPPPGARGLAARAPLGAQATINVLAIRVAFSDTPIESTTAYYDRLLLFQKQFWEQQTEGSRTLTPTLVDSVFTLPHPMAYYGDDDHFQERLVFMVRDLVQLADSTVDFAPYQSLVIFHAGQGQEADVRDDSRNQIWSAFVTQQDFQTVLPDTTGAGRIGIRTNDLAGSSPVYVKEAVEVPESESQDGYVFGATGVVCHEFGHQLGLPDLYDTNGDEGGFSQGVGSWDVMGTGVWNFSGFAPAGLSAWSKIFLGVIAAQRVVTPQPVSLSMLERQVGSLPRAVQIPMTETEYLLLENRRQDLNGNGRFDFDDADADSAFDFYIDSYAGAEFDFYTPGDGAGSGILVYHIDDSVIAAGLLDNVVNANAARKGIDIVEADGIEDMDGPPSSYSDGSPDDVFRAGWRDKLTPATTPSTAAYGNVPTGISVTGISAPDSVMTFDVSFLQDKPGWPKLLNGRVRSAPSLAADVDQAGPPFTQELLVPVQRLNNTGALYIFRPDGNDFLDGDATPTPFASTTSGIVTSPCVGDVDGTPGNEIVFSTANGTLYAFHANGTEVVDGDNNPLTLGVVTTGLATGVRAQPILAEVDGTPGLEIVVGSPATAAGFSLVRVIRLAGGVLEQHSMLVGGSSEAPAVSTGLEGGTNQVVIAAKRTVIGESSLPGLYLLNWEILTDPVLALDDPDNIPLTRIASGQFSAPVAADLEGNGRHEIVVADTTGLFHAYRIAIGAHIPGDAPIGYVTTTELPGWPAPFPGVSRGRTSEVSVADLERDGHPEVFQTGEDVRVAALYWTGAPRAGYPLRLAAPGAPADTSGSWAPIVADVDGDGLRDVIPILPDGRRLAFRGDGSPIGGFAELGSTGISAPPILADLDGDGPAEWVETFDASSQAQIDVKIPVLPIPAASIGWGQYRLGPTRNAVVDAVTGGPSAGTQGLSEVYVYPNPSRDGTSRVHYRLEAAATSVSIRIYDASGSLVADLSTGAGDRLGSSEHSVAWNNGSIASGIYVCRVEVQSGGRTEVRFANLAIVR